The Dehalococcoidia bacterium genome has a window encoding:
- a CDS encoding amino acid ABC transporter ATP-binding protein, protein MNKKISVETKEVTKFFGSFQALKGITADIYEGEVVVVLGPSGSGKSTYIRTINGLEEHDSGLIKVNGTELNNNLKNIEKIRSEVGMVFQQFNLFPHLSVLRNITLAPQKVKKLPKSEAEDLAMSLLERVGIPEQAMKFPSQLSGGQQQRVAIARALAILPKLLLFDEPTSALDPEMIKEVLDVMTELAQSGMTMICVTHEMGFAKEVADRFLFFDEGLIVESGTPEHFFENPQEDRTKLFLSQIL, encoded by the coding sequence ATGAATAAAAAAATATCTGTAGAAACTAAAGAAGTCACAAAGTTTTTTGGCTCCTTTCAGGCTCTAAAAGGAATAACTGCTGATATATATGAAGGTGAAGTAGTGGTTGTTCTTGGTCCGTCTGGATCAGGAAAATCAACATATATAAGAACTATTAATGGTTTGGAAGAGCATGATTCTGGTTTGATTAAAGTAAATGGAACAGAATTAAATAATAACTTGAAAAATATTGAAAAAATCAGGTCAGAAGTGGGTATGGTTTTTCAACAATTTAATCTTTTTCCTCATTTATCAGTACTCAGAAACATAACATTAGCACCACAAAAAGTAAAAAAACTTCCCAAGTCAGAGGCTGAAGATTTAGCAATGAGTTTATTGGAAAGAGTAGGTATTCCTGAACAAGCTATGAAATTTCCCTCACAGCTTTCTGGGGGACAACAACAAAGAGTAGCAATTGCTAGAGCTTTGGCAATTCTGCCTAAATTACTGTTATTTGATGAACCTACTTCTGCTTTAGATCCTGAAATGATAAAGGAAGTTTTGGATGTTATGACTGAGTTAGCACAATCAGGTATGACTATGATTTGTGTAACTCACGAAATGGGATTTGCTAAAGAGGTAGCTGATAGATTTCTTTTTTTTGATGAAGGTCTTATAGTAGAATCAGGAACCCCAGAACATTTTTTTGAAAATCCTCAAGAAGATCGTACTAAATTATTCTTAAGCCAAATATTATAA
- a CDS encoding 2-dehydropantoate 2-reductase — protein MHEKKRIAVFGAGGIGGVVGGMLSKDGHDVTLIDTWHEHITEIQKNGLEVTNQDEVHNCKPNAIHLNMLQETKEKFDIGIISVKSYDTEWVTHALKNYVKNEGYFVDFQNGINDLKVAEIVGKEKTLGCVILISAMATEPGKAWRTDSRPDVAYKIGELSGGLSNRLKEFVDMMQAVGVSEYTEELISERWSKLMINCMVNPLAGLTGWGTADVRSKTITQDIAIKVAAEVVMVAKSEGYKLGKIVGLEPDDFVEAAKGGKKIEEIKSQMLEQARQAGSSSRPSFGQDVLKKRRTEIDYLTGFVSQVGKKNNVSTPFCDKVTQVVNSLGVGFEPSEENLSEIEKLL, from the coding sequence ATGCATGAAAAGAAAAGAATAGCCGTATTTGGAGCAGGTGGTATTGGTGGAGTTGTTGGGGGAATGCTGTCTAAAGATGGTCACGATGTAACCTTAATAGATACTTGGCATGAGCACATAACTGAGATTCAAAAAAATGGTTTAGAAGTAACAAATCAAGATGAAGTTCACAACTGTAAGCCCAATGCTATTCATCTCAACATGCTTCAAGAAACAAAAGAAAAATTTGATATTGGAATAATATCAGTAAAATCATATGATACTGAATGGGTAACTCATGCTTTAAAAAATTACGTAAAGAATGAAGGCTACTTTGTTGATTTTCAGAATGGAATAAATGACTTAAAAGTAGCAGAGATTGTTGGAAAAGAAAAAACTCTAGGATGCGTTATTTTGATTAGTGCAATGGCAACAGAACCTGGAAAAGCATGGAGAACAGATAGTAGACCAGATGTTGCGTATAAAATAGGTGAATTAAGCGGTGGGTTATCCAATAGACTGAAGGAATTTGTAGATATGATGCAAGCAGTTGGTGTTTCTGAATATACTGAAGAATTGATTTCTGAGAGATGGTCAAAATTAATGATAAATTGTATGGTTAATCCCTTGGCTGGATTAACTGGTTGGGGTACTGCTGATGTTAGGTCAAAGACTATTACTCAAGATATTGCCATAAAAGTTGCAGCTGAGGTAGTAATGGTTGCTAAATCTGAAGGATATAAATTGGGTAAGATTGTAGGATTAGAACCAGATGATTTTGTAGAAGCTGCTAAAGGTGGTAAAAAAATTGAAGAAATAAAAAGTCAAATGTTAGAACAGGCAAGGCAAGCAGGTTCATCTAGTAGACCTTCTTTTGGTCAAGATGTACTAAAAAAGAGAAGAACAGAGATTGATTATCTTACAGGTTTTGTCAGTCAAGTTGGTAAAAAAAATAATGTTTCTACACCTTTTTGCGACAAAGTTACGCAGGTTGTAAACTCACTCGGAGTTGGTTTTGAACCTTCAGAAGAAAATCTTTCAGAAATAGAAAAATTACTATAA